The DNA segment TTTGCCAAGCAGTGAGATCAGAATCCTGACCCAAATTAGAACCTTTTCCTCAGGCTACTACAGTagttcagagcaggagagaggagCAGTGTCTTATAAAGCTGGTAAATAGAGACTTCTGGTGAATACTTGTTATTTATGGGGAAAATCCATTTGTGTGTAGGAAGTCTCCAATCAGCTCTAATTCCTGACCTTCCCTGAAAGGGATTTAGAGGAGGGCTTCAACTGGATCTCCTGTTGTGCCTCCCTGATGCCTTTCCATAAAGCTGACCTGCTTTGTGGGTGGGATCCCACAGATTGTGTTGTGGGTGGAAATCCTGCACACAGTAAGAGATAGGTGTTGATGTttaatgctttcatttcagtggaataaacctttccttcctcttggATTGGCTGGAGAGTAGCTGCACCTGCATGTAAGGAAGTCGCACAACTGTCCTCAAAGAGCAATGGCATTACACTGGGCTGGTCTCCTGGCATGATTAAGGAGGCTCTATGGGTGGGTTTGGTGATCTACAATTCCGTGGCAGACTGTTTTCATCAGGTACCTGTATCTAGTACGAACATAATAAAAACAAGTGGCAGCCTTGCTCCCATCCTTGCTCAGTGTTAGTTTCCTCCAGAGTATTTCAAAGGATGAACTTTCAATCTGATGGTATTTACACTATGGAAGTACAGTGGCTGATGAGCTACATACAGGACTTTATCATAACCCTTTTGCCTCTATCCATGGTGACAAGTCTCTAGTGAGTTTATACTTCACAATAACTGCTCACAAGACTTGTACTTATTCGTGTAGTTCTTAATGGTTTAGTGCACTGTTATTAGTGCAGCTGCTATGTGTATTCCAGTTAATTACTAACACAAGTGATTACCTGCTGTTGAGGCATAATTGGGATCAGCCTATCAATTAGGGTATGTGCCTGTTCAGCCACATTTTCCCACCACACAGGTTTATGGAGCATGGAGGGAGGGTAAAAATGCAGCCGCTTGATAATGGAAAAAGGCTGGATTCATTAGGAGCTCCCCTGAACTCATCCTCCAGGATCTCATGACCCTCCCAAACCCTATTTGCAGCTCTCcctaaaagcagcacaaagcaagTGTGgttccctgcagctccctgctcttGGGCTCCTAGCATAGCAGAGGTAGGGAGGTGGAGATTGGAAACCCATACTACATGCAGGTATCTGGGCTGTTCCTGGGTTATGAATGCTCCCTGGGGGCTTGCAGCCTGGGAGGGGCCCTGGCTTCAATGGGGCAGAGGTGtgtgcttgggggggggggggggggggggggggtgcggggATGCTtttctgccagccctgccctcTGTGCTTGCTTTGCTGATGGGATGAGCCTCAGCTGGGAGCATTTGCCCTAGGGGAAGAGCTGGGAGGGGGCTGATTGTAGCTCTTGGGGTGTGCAAAGTGGTTTTCTGGGTGGGTGATGGCTTAAACTGGGATTTTGTGCTGGGGAGGTGACTGTCCTTTTAGCTCCTGTGCCAGTGGAGTCCCTCTCTCTGCCTGGTCAGTCAGGGTAGATTTAGGCACAGTGGTTCTGGGGAAACAGTCTGGAAACAAGAGCTGATGTTATCAAAAAAGAAGGCAATACAGTGTGAGATGCTGAAGCCTTGGTGAAAGCTAGATGGTGGGGGGCTTGGGGAAAGCAAAAGGGACTGTCCCTCTGTGTGTGCCAGCCCAGGCTGCACCCACCTTGCTGCAAAATATGAGGCAAGGAGAACATCCCTTTCTTCAAATCCTTCCCAATAACACACAGTAAAACATGTGATTGTTCTCATAGAGagaggtttttttattgttgttatgTGTAATGTAGTAATTCATTGGAGTGTGAAGTGCTGCTCTTGGAAGTAATTTCAGTTGAAGCGTTTAATGCTGTTCTGTGCTTATAATAACACATTAGCGCTTATCTGTGTTAGCTTGTTCTGAAGCTTAATGGGACTCTTCTTTGGACGTCTCTGAGAAACTACCAAATCCTCTTTTAGCTAATAGTCAAGCTCCTTGGAGAGCAGTTTGATGGGATTGCTGCTAGTTCCAGCCTTAATACTCTTCCTCCATTAAGGTAACCTTGCTGAGAGCTGGGGCAGGTCCTGGGGGTGTTCATCCTAGGAGCCCACTGAAGCACCACCACATGAAGCTCTGTCCAGCTGGTGTGTAAAAGACTGCTTATGGCACACTTATGCTGTAAGAAGAGTAGAAAACCCAGTTGCTAGATCTCAGTTTCTGACTGCATTTTGGAGCTGTTCAGAGGGGAGATGCACCAGGATACTGCCAGCTTGCAGATGGAAGCTGTGAGATGCTGCTCCTGTGCTCCATGCTGGTGGCATCTGGGATGAGCAAGTACTTGTGCCGCCACTTCCAGCATGTGGTGGGCAATTTGGGAAGGGTCATTTCCACCCTGAGGTTCTCTTTGCCCAAGATCCTTGAGGCACCTTCTGCTGCCCCATCAGACATCAGGGTGTTTGCAAGGGAGCAGCTGGCATTTCTGAGCATCACAACTGTGCAGGCAATGCATCTGTCATCACCTCAGGACCTCCAGAACCACATGGTCAATGGGCTGGTTTTGGTATGTGGCCTCACCAGCATTCATAAGGCTTTTCAGATAGatcaaaagagaaaatcctGCCCTGAACAAGCAAGCTGTCTACATTAGAGGTAACAACAGAAGATAGACATAGAAGGAAAATCAAAGGATTAAAATGAATGACAGTTAATAACCTGAATATATTCAGGGATCTGGGCTAAAGAAGGGAGACAACAAACCGTGGGTGGAAACCAAAAGCCCTAATAGGACAGCAAGTTACAATGGTAAAAAGGAGCTATCTGTTCCAGCTGAAAACAAGAGCAGAGATGGCTTTTGTGAATAGTCTTCTACATCTTCTACTCCAATTTAAAATGTGTACAATTGGATTAAGTGGATTTAAGTGGTTAACAAAGGGAAATTTAAAATGGGatattgaaatgtattttttctcttatttttaaattcaaaagaGGTTAGGGCATCTTGAGAGTCACTCTTGGCCCAGGTTTTCACAAGGAGAGCAAGATCCAAGGTAGAAGTAAAATCTTGGTCCCGTGGAAGTGACTCATTAACCTCACTTATTGGTCCACCCTTGGTAATTGTTGCCCCCATGAAAAGCAGTTATCAGGTAAATACAGTATAGCTATAGCACCAGTGCCCCAGGGCACTGTCTGAGGTTAAGCCACCTCTTCCTATCCCAAGCAGGACCGCCTTCTTTAGCGGCCATCCATATCTGGGTACAGAAGGAAGCCCATGAAAGTGGAATCGTTGACGTTGTCAGCGTAGATGCCATTGTTGTCTCCTTCCCCGTACACCTGAAGCCAGACCTCATCCCCAGAACTGAGGTGGAGCAAGATGGAGCCGCTCGCTTGGTCAACGTTGTTCTTCTGGAACTGGTCATAGGTGAACATCACCGCCCTGTCCTTCTTGTACAGGCTGACCTTGACATCCGTCAGGTAGACCGTCAGGTGGTAGGTGAAGTAGTACGTGCCAGGGATGGCGCAGAAGAACTTGCCGGTGGAGGCATCATAGTGCTTCTGCTCGTTGTAGTAGATCTTGGTGAAGCGGATGGGGACATTGGGGTGGGGGGCTCTGTCCGTCAGCCCTACACTGAAGGCAGAACGGTAGATGAAGGCACCTTCACCCTTGTCCCCCTTCTGCCCTGGGTATCCAGGgaatcctcgtggcccttccTTCCCTGGGATGCCTGCTTCGCCTGGGTCACCTTTGGGACCTTGCATACCTGGGAGACAGAGTGGAAACGGAGAATTCTGTTAGCACAATGCCAGAAGCTGCTACCCACCAACCCAAAACATAGAGGGAGGTGTGGCGTGAGGATAGGCACAGCAGTAGTGACTTCAAAATCCATGTGAGCTGAGTCAGCAAGTGGAAAGCCCACTCAGCCCTCCCAGACTGTGTGCAGAGCATGTCTGATTTCCAGCGTGTAATGATTTCCATCATTAGCTGGAAAAACAACCACCAGCCAAATTCTTTGTCTTGGATTGTAGAATGTCCATCCCTGCAGGTATTTGAAAGCCATCAGAGATCAGACATGGACCTGGTGTGAGATCTCCCTGGGCTAGGCCTGCCCCCTGGCTCCGGCACAGATGTACCCCATGTTCCTTACCAaccttcctctcctttctctccctttaaCCCGTCTTTTCCGTCTTTCCCGTCCCGGCCGGGGAGACCGTTGTGGCCAGGGTAGCCAGGTGCTCCTCCCATCCAGTTGGCACATGGAGTTTTGGGTTCTGGCTCGCCTTCCTGGGCAGCCACCTCTGTGCAATGgggggccagcagcagcagcagcgagCAAAGGAGGAAGCCCCTCATCATCAGTTCCTGATGTGGACATGCACTGTGTTAGCTTTAAAGGTTAATAGGGAgacaaacagcaaacaaaaccccaccgTGATAACTGAGAGGCATGAAGACTAAAGTTTAAACCAACATATCCAAAAGGAAGCAATTCTGCTTGCCCCAGGGACTCCTCTGTGTCCAGCATAGCACTGGGGTGAGCTCACGAGCCAAGCCATGATGGGGTGCCTGGGAGCACATCCAGTGTGGAGAGGAACATATGCCAGAGTTGCCCTCAGCAACTCACGGGCTTTTTGCATGGACACGGCTGTATCTTGGGATCAAGTACAGCAGATGCCAAGGTACCAcaaatttgttgtttgattgtGGGAAGAGGATTACACATCCAGGGATTACACatcttggaagtgttcaaggccaggttggatggcgctttgggcaacctgatttagtggaaggtgtccctgcccatggcagtggttggaattggatgggctttaaggtcccttccaaacctaaccagtctgtgattcttgAAGGCAAGTTGTGCAATGTTTAATCACTGTAGGGTCAGGTTTTTCTTCAGTTGCATCGCTAATCAGAGCAGTCAGTGTGACTCCCCAGAACCAGGTCAGTAGCTGTGCCCTACAGCCAGCTTGGGGCTAAATCCCAGAAATTGATGGGACCTTGGTAGGCTTTGGGTCTGGCTTTCAGgaaacagatattttaaaattactattgTGTGATACTGCTCCAGTGCAGAGACTATACCCTGGAACTGCCTGTTACGAGGATTTTAAGTGGCACAATAGGCACTGAAAGGTGGGTAACAGCATAGCCATTAGAGTCCCTTAGCTCTGtaatttccaagaaaaatagtatttcaaagCAATTACTTTGCAGGGTTGATTTTCCTGGGTGAGCTATTTAAAtgtcacattttaaataataccTCATTAGCGCTTGCATAATTTCTTCAACGGAAGCTAAATAAATGTGCTGGGTTTGGCTGcgatagagttaatttttgtCTTAGCagctggtatggggctatgttttggatttgtgctggaaacagtgttgacCACACAGGGATGgtttagttattgctgagcagtgatCACACAGAGCCAAgcccttttctgctcctcactccatcagtgagcaggctggggatgcacaaggagctggggggtacacagctgggacagctgaacACAGTGTACCCAAGGGACATTCCATATGATGtctcatgctcagcatataaagctgggggaggctggacagaggctgctgctgtgcattgGTCAGTTGAAGTGAGcagttgttttaatttaaatcgCTTGTCTTTCTTGggatttatttctctctcttggttattttgtctttcattacCTCTGTGCTTTGGGACGCGAAATGCCCTTTGCAACAAGGGATGTAGCAATTGTCCATGACCCGGGGTGGACAAGTGAAACGGGTGTCTATAATCCTGAAAGTGGATTGGCTTGGCAAGTGAGGGTGTGCATATTTGGGCACACTCTGATATGGCCACTTTGTAGTGGCATGAAGCAGaagtgtccctgtccccccATGTGAGTTCTCTCCCGGTCAGCTACACACATGCACTATCCATAATCAGCACAGGCTATATGGGAATTTCTTAACTGTGTTAACGCACACTAGTGTTCAACAGAAATCTGTGTGTCTTGTTGGTCATTTTGTTTGTTCTAGTTCCACTTTCTCATAAGCTGCCTAGAAAGCAAATATCAAAACTTTAGCAATGTGTGACCCAGAGCCAGCCCTTTTGCTGGTGCAAATTAAAACCCTCCTTTATGGTCAGAAGTGGCGCAGATTTCAGTCAGCCCAAAGCAGGGCTGCGAGGAGTTTTACTGGCAGATGCCTGTCCAGCTTGCCCTGAAGGGCTCAAAGCGATGcccatcccagagcatccctggatGACTCTTTACTGCACCtagctttctccttttccataaGAACACTGTATTGACATGCAAGTAGAAGTCATCTTCTATTTGCTACAGCTTGACTCAAACACTGGTGGCTTGCTTCTTTGAGAAACTGAGTAATTCTCTGGCATACAGATGTACTGCAAAGGGAAAGTTTTAACCTGTAACTGTTAGCTCTGATTTTGATCTCCAGCTGATCTCCTCTTACTttatctttcccatttctttctgtctgatGATCGGCAGTGTAACATGAAATAATCTACTATATTTGAATGTCAGTTATACCTTTTGGACAAGTAAAGCTGAACAAAGTAGTCTTGGTGGCTTTCTGTTATTCCCATGGCAGCCACTATATTAAAAGCTCATATGTATTGTATGAAGCTTATTCATATATAAGGAGAAATCAGCATATCATCCATAAGAACAATGCATTCATAAGTGTAACATAGGGATTTAGACCataattcagaataaaaaattcACATAACACTATATTAATAATTATgctattaaatatattattaattattattattaattataaatagatattaaaaaagTCCCCACAAACTCACACCTCTCTgcacaaaacacagaacagaaaatccATCTGTTTTCCAAATCCACTCTTTTCTTCAACCAGGAGTCTGGCTTATGCTgatctttcttttgcctttgtaACCCCTTGTAGCACAGTTTTTGCTGACATGCCATGGGGCTTGCACCTTAAATCTGGGTAGTGCAGGTTCTGGCAAGGAGCTCATAGGACTTGGGGAGATTTGGGGTAAACCCAGTCTTCCCAGGAGTCTGAGGAAAGAGTGGAATCATAAGGTGCCAGCACAGTGCTCCCATTGCCATGTGGTTTTTCACCGTTGTTCCTCACTGCTTTTAATTTAGGAGTTTTGATCTCTAAATAGTGTTTCCAAAACCAGGAGTACGAATCTAAGGGAGAAGAGCTATTCTTGCTCTAAAGTACTCTTTAGCTATTCTGAGAATAACTTTAAGAAAGGAAACTGATTGCAACAGAGGAGTGTGTCTGTCTGATTCAGcccaaaagaagagaaaatctgAACTCAGTAATAAGGGGTTAAAAGAAAAGTCACGCTTACCAGCTGCATTGAGTCCTAGTTGGCTTGTTGCAGTCTCTTTGGAAATGAAGCCTGGCTACTACAACACTATCCCTAAGGGCACAGGGAGCTGTCAGCTCAGACAGTGCATTTTCCATTTGCTATTGCGCATGCTGACTTAAAAGTTGGGTTTTCCCATTAATTTTTCTTGGCCATCACTTAAGTTTTGCACCATTTATATAATCCGGTCACACTGGGATAGCTTGCAAAGATAGCCTTAATGAGGAGAAGATGTGTTTGGGAATTTTATGGGACCTGAAGGAGCTGTGGTTTGCTGGAGAAACCCATGTGAAGACCTGCTCATCCTAGCACAAGCTGATGCTCTTTGTGAACTGGGAAATGTTGTTAGCAGCTGATGGAGAAAGTGTCTCTTCAGCCTTGTATTCATGCACTCATAGGTGCTTTTTATCAGTGTATTAGTAGATGAATTATTGTGTTGAAGCCTCAGCTTCTCCCTTTAATGGCaagagctgctcctgcctggaggctgctgctgcaccaaagaagggcaaagctgcctgagagaaaaggcagtgctgggggagaGGGTTTTGTCTTAAGCCAGCCAAGCACATGCCAGCACTATAGTAAATGACTGGAGTAATTTCAGCCCTACAGATGGCTTCCAACCCACCATGGGGTTGGAAGGTGGCTTTAGGTCATGGCTTTAGGTCAGGACAAAGTCTTTTTCAAGGTTAGCTAAGCAGGACCTTGGCAAACCTGGGCTCACAAAAAGGACTAGGAAAATGTAGTGTGGTGCATGTTGTTGCAGCAGGGGAGGGGGAGCAGGTGTTGGGAAGCTGGTGTCCttgggagaggggaaagaggaCTGTATCCTGAATACAGTTATTGTGAAGAGCTGGCTATCTGAAAGGACAAAAAGGATGTCTATATGGACACCTTGAAGTCCCAGGGAGCAGGGTGCAGAATGGCAGGATGTCTGCTTGCTGCCTGCCTTAGTTTGGTCAAGCGGTCCAGCATCTGATTATTTGCCTTGGATGATGGATTTTCCATACAATGTTGAAACTTAAAATATGACAGAGATCGAGTTGTACCTGCTGTTTTCTTATAAATGTGGCTTGCTAAAGCCATGTGTGTGCCTATGTGTATGTGATGCCCATGTTTCTATTGAAGCCTTGTCTCCTGAGAGATGAATGGAGGAGCAGGATCTTGGAACTGAGATAGAAACTCTATTTGCAGTGGAGACGAGAGGTTTTCATCTGCCTGTTCCCCATATCAGCAAGACAAGGCTGGTATCCCTGCCAGCTCTTGGCTTGAACCCTAAAATGCATGATTGGGGTATTCATGAGGCTGACAGGATTTAAAGCTGGACCTGATGTGTTTAGTAGGCAGTGCTGCGATTGCCTCATGGCCTTTCAGTTCAGTTGTTAGGAAAATACCACAGCTACCAATCCTTCAGTGGTCCTTCAAAGAGCTGGCCAGATGTTATCCCTGCCTCTCAGAAAAGGGATGGAAGTTTATCTCTAGGGGTACAACCAGCTGATACACCCCCGATGTACTTGGTTGTGGTTATGTTGTCTTTCACACTTGGTTTGTAGGTTGGTTCTGGCTCCTGTTCCCTCTTGCAGAGGAGGATATTGTACAATCCAGTGAGTTACTTCTGGTGTGTGGGaggaaaacagttaaaatgTCCTTTGCTCTGCCTGATGACAAGCAAAACCTGCCACCAAATGAGGTCTGgaccagcagtgctgggaggcagcagctctgactggggctgtgggggctCTTTTTGACATAGAGAAAGCTGCTGTCCATAGGTCCTGCAGCACCTTCTCCTCTTTGCACTTCTGTGACCATATCAGTGGTGTGGGACAGGCTGCCTGTACCTAATTAACTCAGCCACGAATGTTGTACTGAGCCTGATGCAAGCCTGCAAATATGAAAAACACAAGCCCGACGTGATGGATTGTGAATCAGAGCCTTCACTAAGAATTCAAAATAAGCAGAAAGTTATATTTAGCCATCtataaacaggaacaaaacagagcaggagGCTTGTTATCAGCTGTGCTCCACCAGCAGAGTCATGATCCCCGCTGGTGAGATTTGAGGGGTCAAAAGCTTCTTTGGCCATGGGGAGGCTGGGATGGCTGCCTCAGGAGGTCGGTGGCTGCCCTGGATCCATGCCATGGGGGCCAGGGAAGGAGCACCCAGCTGCCTACCGATGTCCTGCAGCAGGGTCAGCACCATCATGGAGCCCAGCCCATGGGAACCCTTGTCCCCTGGTTGTCCCATCCTTTCCCAAGGCTGCTGTGCCCCCTCCGCCGGGAGCTGTCCCCTGCCCTGTCTCACTGTCCCTCTGGGATTCCTGGCCCTTCCCTTGTCTTTCCACTGGCCATGGATACTGCACGTCCCAGAAACAACACACATTCCCTGCTTTGctaaaaacagcaaaaactaTGCATGCCATTTAGCGGGCTGGCTGACAGGCTGTCAtgtgctgctctggagctgcccagggctgtgtgCAGTGGAGGAACCGCAGTCACCATGCCAGGGGTGCTGTTGGCTCTGTCTCTGGGCATTGCCAGCAGCCCCAGCGAAGTCAGCTCACTCCCCAGTGCAGCACAGCTGAGTCCACTCCTACAGCCAGACAGAGCCCATGCCTTGTCTGTGCTACTTCCCCATGGGCACCTGCATGGGAGGACAAGATAGTGGTGAGTGATGGGGAGCTAActccaaaggaaaagcagcaaaatggtCTTTAGCAAGGACCTTATCACAAAGTCATTATAGGTTTGTCAGCATCAGTGTCAGGAAGGACCCTAGACACAAACTGTGATTCTCTATAGTCTCATGCATTGTTGTTCATCCAAACCCTTCCCCGTACAGCATTGTACTTCCCTCTAGTGGCTGATTATTAATGGAGAACAGGAGCTCTCTCCCTGCAGACAGCATGGAGGGCATCAGCCTGGTCCTGCGTGCTCAGCCCCTTCTCTGGTAGGGAGATGCGATGGTAGCATGGGATGAATGGTGGAGGGCATAGAAGCCCCATCAGTACGTGTGACAACGGGGATACTGAGGCAGCATTTGGGGGCCACCGGAACTCAGCAGCAAGGATGAGGGGACCTGTCTGACTCACTGCCTTTGCTTGATGAATCCATCCTGCTTCTCAGCAGCAAGGTTATTGATTTATTGGCCTGTTTCAAGCAGACAAATgggttcttttctttcctgcaatGGGCAGCTTGGGCAGAACAGTTCCTTGCCAGGCTTGAGCAACAGCATGTGTTTCTTAATGATCACAAACAATCTTCCCCAGCCTCAGGCTCCCAGCAAGGGATCTTGGTGCAACAGGGTTTCTCATGCCGAAAAGGACATTGAGATGGATTTGTTCAGGAAACAGGGCCCTGTAAATACTACTCAAAGCTCCTTTTGTTAATGTCATAGCTGTTCCCAGGGTGCTT comes from the Melopsittacus undulatus isolate bMelUnd1 chromosome 6, bMelUnd1.mat.Z, whole genome shotgun sequence genome and includes:
- the ADIPOQ gene encoding adiponectin, which encodes MQLELMMRGFLLCSLLLLLAPHCTEVAAQEGEPEPKTPCANWMGGAPGYPGHNGLPGRDGKDGKDGLKGEKGEEGMQGPKGDPGEAGIPGKEGPRGFPGYPGQKGDKGEGAFIYRSAFSVGLTDRAPHPNVPIRFTKIYYNEQKHYDASTGKFFCAIPGTYYFTYHLTVYLTDVKVSLYKKDRAVMFTYDQFQKNNVDQASGSILLHLSSGDEVWLQVYGEGDNNGIYADNVNDSTFMGFLLYPDMDGR